Proteins encoded by one window of Candidatus Odinarchaeum yellowstonii:
- the phoU gene encoding phosphate signaling complex protein PhoU, producing the protein MQVRKRYQQELANLTKSVIKMGELAASLIEIAVNSLASKDAALAEKVLTEAARIDDYELRLEETCIQLIVRQQPVADDLRAIISYLRIIGDFDRISDLSSNIAKITQRTLDRPLIKPLIDIPRMSKLTQEMVRCALDALEQGRVLECVEKLSEKDSEVDALWYQVYRELISMMIENPRVISDATDLLLVARYLERMADHACNIGSRLIYMFTGERRKLQ; encoded by the coding sequence ATGCAAGTTAGAAAACGTTACCAGCAAGAATTAGCTAACTTAACTAAAAGCGTTATTAAAATGGGTGAGCTGGCGGCCAGTCTAATAGAGATAGCAGTGAATAGTTTAGCCTCTAAAGACGCTGCTTTAGCGGAGAAAGTTTTAACTGAAGCTGCTAGAATAGACGACTACGAGCTTCGACTCGAGGAAACCTGTATTCAACTTATAGTGAGGCAGCAACCTGTAGCTGACGATCTTAGGGCGATTATCTCTTATTTAAGGATTATCGGCGACTTCGATAGGATTAGTGATCTATCATCTAACATCGCTAAAATAACTCAGCGAACCTTAGATCGACCTTTAATAAAGCCTTTAATAGATATTCCTAGGATGAGTAAGCTCACGCAAGAGATGGTTAGATGCGCTTTAGACGCTCTTGAACAGGGTCGCGTGTTGGAATGCGTGGAGAAGCTTTCTGAGAAAGATAGCGAGGTTGATGCTTTATGGTATCAGGTTTACCGTGAACTAATTTCTATGATGATCGAGAACCCGCGAGTTATATCTGATGCTACGGATCTTCTACTAGTGGCCAGATACTTGGAGAGAATGGCTGATCATGCTTGTAACATTGGTAGTAGACTCATATACATGTTTACAGGGGAGCGGCGTAAACTCCAGTGA